One Methylophilus sp. TWE2 DNA segment encodes these proteins:
- a CDS encoding TIGR03643 family protein, which yields MDRHQTLLLTEGDISRIIEMAWEDRTPFEAIEHQFGLSQAEVIVLMRSQLKSRVFISWRKRTRGQQTKHSALRSPKVNRHCSSFQHKQVRP from the coding sequence ATGGACAGGCATCAAACGCTGTTGCTAACTGAAGGGGATATTTCGCGCATCATCGAAATGGCGTGGGAGGATCGCACCCCATTCGAGGCTATTGAGCATCAGTTTGGTCTCAGTCAGGCCGAGGTCATTGTGCTGATGCGTAGTCAATTAAAGTCTCGCGTATTTATCTCCTGGCGCAAGCGCACACGCGGACAACAGACTAAACATTCCGCTTTGCGTAGCCCTAAAGTCAACCGGCACTGTTCATCATTTCAGCACAAGCAGGTGCGGCCTTAG